Proteins encoded by one window of Musa acuminata AAA Group cultivar baxijiao chromosome BXJ2-9, Cavendish_Baxijiao_AAA, whole genome shotgun sequence:
- the LOC135622555 gene encoding ethylene-responsive transcription factor CRF1-like — MTKARTLRIFWTDPDATDSSGDEECGVSGRRVGRLVREIGLEPCHSFGDKQKRPRKKASAERGKMAPAQTGSTKFRGVRRRPWGKYAAEIRDPWRGVRLWLGTFDTAEEAAMVYDCAARQLRGPGAATNFSTPSSSAISTAPARPQVEAMPTVSGGYDSRDESHSLSSPTSVLRGFSSCCAKEGPAGEETKEGSDFNAEFWSPECRVEEFVPFDEAPLYHDPWGFSSWEPRVHEARTTRVGFSASAADTSNEVMLASSSASGTGFGTVTWQDDDYFHDIGDLFPLEPLPAIF, encoded by the coding sequence ATGACGAAAGCTCGGACCTTGCGCATCTTCTGGACCGACCCTGACGCCACCGACTCATCCGGAGATGAGGAGTGCGGCGTCTCCGGCCGCCGCGTCGGGCGGCTCGTGAGGGAGATTGGGCTCGAGCCCTGCCACTCCTTCGGTGACAAGCAGAAGAGGCCGAGGAAGAAGGCCTCCGCCGAACGAGGCAAGATGGCTCCCGCGCAGACGGGGAGCACCAAGTTCCGCGGCGTCCGGCGGCGACCTTGGGGGAAGTACGCAGCGGAGATCCGCGACCCGTGGCGCGGCGTCCGCTTGTGGCTCGGGACCTTCGACACCGCCGAGGAGGCCGCCATGGTCTACGACTGCGCGGCGCGCCAGCTCCGCGGCCCCGGCGCCGCCACCAACTTCTCCACTCCCTCTTCGTCCGCCATCTCCACTGCCCCCGCTCGACCCCAGGTGGAGGCCATGCCCACAGTCTCCGGCGGCTACGACTCCCGCGATGAGTCCCACAGCCTGTCCTCCCCGACGTCCGTCCTCCGAGGGTTCTCCTCATGCTGCGCCAAAGAAGGCCCAGCCGGGGAGGAGACAAAGGAAGGGAGTGACTTCAACGCAGAGTTCTGGTCTCCGGAGTGCAGGGTGGAGGAGTTTGTACCGTTCGACGAAGCGCCGCTATATCACGATCCATGGGGTTTCTCATCGTGGGAGCCGAGGGTTCACGAGGCGAGGACGACACGGGTCGGGTTCTCCGCCTCGGCGGCTGACACGTCGAATGAGGTCATGCTCGCGTCCTCCTCGGCGTCGGGTACGGGTTTCGGGACGGTCACGTGGCAAGACGACGACTATTTTCACGACATCGGCGATCTGTTCCCGCTCGAACCCCTCCCCGCCATATTCTGA
- the LOC103997002 gene encoding ubiquitin-conjugating enzyme E2-17 kDa, producing MATRRIIKELKDLQKDPPTSCSAGPVGEDMFHWQATIMGPPDSPYAGGVFLVTIHFPPDYPFKPPKVAFRTKVFHPNINSNGSICLDILKEQWSPALTISKVLLSICSLLTDPNPDDPLVPEIAHMYKTDRTKYETTARSWTQRYAMG from the exons ATGGCTACGAGGCGGATCATCAAGGAGCTGAAGGATCTACAGAAGGATCCCCCGACTTCTTGCAGCGCAG GCCCAGTAGGTGAAGACATGTTCCACTGGCAAGCAACAATAATGGGTCCTCCAGACAGTCCATATGCAGGAGGTGTATTTCTTGTCACCATCCACTTCCCTCCAGATTATCCATTTAAGCCGCCCAAG GTTGCTTTCAGGACAAAGGTTTTCCATCCAAATATTAACAGCAACGGAAGCATTTGTCTGGACATCTTAAAGGAGCAGTGGAGCCCTGCATTAACTATTTCCAAG GTGCTGCTGTCAATCTGCTCCCTGTTGACTGATCCAAACCCAGATGACCCTTTGGTTCCAGAGATCGCCCATATGTACAAGACAGACAGGACCAAGTATGAGACCACGGCAAGGAGCTGGACCCAGAGGTACGCAATGGGCTAA
- the LOC135622561 gene encoding cytochrome B5-like protein, protein MELIVIAMILLLLLGALFVIPRSNRKGKARGTHPSVTTKTIRTYTKEEVSLHNTRTDCWIIVKDKVYNVTPYVEEHPGGDAILNNAGGDSTKGFYGPQHATRVFDMVDEFYIGDLKN, encoded by the exons ATGGAGTTAATTGTTATAGCAATGATCCTGCTTTTGTTACTGGGAGCTCTTTTTGTCATCCCGAGATCAAACAGGAAAG GTAAAGCTCGAGGAACACATCCAAGTGTGACGACAAAG ACGATAAGAACTTACACGAAGGAGGAGGTTTCTCTTCATAATACAAGGACAGATTGTTGGATCATAGTCAAAGACAAG GTGTATAATGTCACACCTTATGTCGAAGAACATCCTGGAGGAGATGCTATACTAAACAATGCTGGAGGTGATTCAACCAAGGGGTTTTATGG GCCACAACATGCCACTCGGGTCTTTGACATGGTTGACGAGTTTTATATTGGAGATTTGAAGAATTGA
- the LOC135622557 gene encoding exosome complex component RRP41 homolog — translation MEYVDSLTGFRLDGRRPNDMRQIRGEIGVVAKADGSALFEMGNTKVIAAVYGPREVQNRSQQVNNQALVRCEYSMANFSTGDRARRPKGDRRSTEISLVIRQTMEACILTHLMPRSQIDIFVQVLQADGGTRSACINAATLALADAGIPMCDIVTSCSAGYLSSTPLLDLNYIEDSAGGPDVTVGILAKMDKVTLLQMDAKLPMDIFENVMQLAIEGCKAIAQYIRGVLLENTKQLECRRGV, via the exons ATGGAGTACGTTGATTCCCTCACCGGGTTCAGATTAGACGGGCGTCGTCCCAATGAC ATGAGGCAGATTCGTGGGGAGATTGGTGTTGTTGCGAAGGCCGATGG TTCTGCGCTTTTCGAGATGGGAAACACCAAGGTCATTGCTGCTGTATATGGACCAAGGGAG GTCCAAAACAGAAGCCAGCAGGTTAATAACCAGGCACTG GTGCGCTGTGAGTATAGCATGGCTAATTTTAGCACTGGGGATCGTGCAAGGAGGCCGAAGGGTGACAG GCGGTCTACAGAAATATCTTTGGTTATCCGTCAAACAATGGAAGCATGCATACTAACACATTTAATGCCACGTTCGCAG ATTGACATTTTTGTTCAAGTTCTACAAGCTGATGGTG GAACTAGATCAGCTTGCATCAATGCTGCAACCTTGGCACTGGCTGATGCCGGTATTCCTATGTGTGATATTGTCACATCCTGTAGTGCTGGATATCTTTCCTCCACACCTTTGCTTG ATCTAAACTATATTGAAGATAGTGCTGGAGGTCCAGATGTTACTGTGGGAATTCTAGCAAAGATGGATAAAGTGACTCTTCTTCAG ATGGATGCCAAACTACCAATGGATATATTTGAAAATGTTATGCAACTTGCAATTGAAGGATGCAAGGCTATTGCTCAGTACATACGAGGC GTTTTATTAGAGAATACAAAGCAGCTGGAGTGTCGCAGGGGTGTTTGA
- the LOC103997001 gene encoding UDP-rhamnose/UDP-galactose transporter 6, giving the protein MAPASKADRKAALDVAAWTFNIVTSVGIIMVNKALMATHRFTFATTLTGLHFATTTLLTIIFRWLGYIQPSHLPLSNLIKFVLFANLSIVGMNISLMWNSVGFYQIAKLSMIPVSCLLEVVFDKIHYSRATKLSIVVVLAGVAICTVTDVSVNARGLIAATIAVWSTALQQYYVHFLQKKYSLGSFNLLGHTAPVQAASLLILGPFVDYWLTNKRVDKFDYSVTAVFFIVLSCTIAVGTNLSQFICIGRFTAVSFQVLGHMKTILVLTLGFFLFGREGLNLHVISGMILAVLGMIWYGNASSKPGGKERRTYSLPVDKSQKHGLLSETGDRDDEV; this is encoded by the exons ATGGCACCTGCAAGTAAGGCTGATAGGAAGGCAGCATTAGATGTAGCTGCTTGGACGTTCAATATTGTGACATCTGTTGGAATTATTATGGTCAATAAGGCCTTAATGGCTACTCATCGCTTCACATTTG CTACTACATTAACGGGCTTGCATTTCGCGACAACCACGCTACTGACTATTATATTTAGGTGGCTGGGATACATTCAGCCTTCTCATTTACCTTTATCTAACCTTataaaatttgtcctttttgcaaACTTATCTATCGTTGGGATGAATATTAGTTTAATGTGGAATTCCGTTGGATTTTATCAG ATTGCAAAGCTGTCTATGATTCCCGTATCATGTCTTCTCGAGGTTGTGTTTGACAAAATTCATTACTCAAGGGCCACAAAGCTCAGCATAGTGGTGGTTCTGGCAGGTGTTGCTATTTGTACAGTGACTGATGTGAGCGTAAATGCTAGAGGGCTGATAGCTGCTACCATAGCGGTTTGGAGCACAGCTTTACAGCAATAT TATGTGCATTTTCTTCAAAAGAAATATTCACTTGGATCGTTCAACCTTCTCGGGCATACTGCTCCAGTTCAGGCTGCATCGCTGTTGATATTAGGGCCTTTTGTTGATTATTGGTTGACAAACAAAAGGGTGGACAAATTTGATTACAGTGTGACTGCCGTG TTCTTCATCGTCCTGTCATGCACCATTGCTGTGGGAACCAACCTTAGCCAGTTCATCTGTATTGGAAGATTCACGGCAGTGTCATTTCAAGTCCTTGGGCACATGAAGACAATCCTTGTCCTAACTTTGGGTTTCTTCTTATTCGGAAGAGAGGGCCTCAATTTACACGTGATCTCTGGAATGATCTTGGCGGTTTTAGGCATGATCTGGTATGGAAATGCATCATCAAAACCAGGTGGAAAAGAGCGACGGACTTATTCATTGCCCGTCGACAAATCTCAGAAGCATGGGCTCCTCTCAGAAACAGGAGACCGTGACGACGAAGTCTAA
- the LOC135622558 gene encoding G-box-binding factor 3-like, whose translation MASNEAATPPKSNKASSPVQSRETPANPPYADWATMQAYYGHGMIPPTYLSGHVPHPYMWGPQPLIPPFGSPYTAIYPLGGVYSHASVPLSSHTHCQGIAPSPSPAASEAVVMATPLSVEMPAKSPRNKDRRLVKKLKGLDGLALSGGNGSTENRDQADGNSEYNSTEGSSYGSDGDNAEGGIKDQRKRRSEDVPSSDNATNSEQVNPGHTEETATSSKPAAGVTGAAAITAKPVGSIPSSVPAAGMDIRVSNASKMKAIGLPVPVATGAVFPSHNGVTPELRMQDERELKKERRKQSNRESARRSRLRKQAETEELSAKVETLSAENTSLRSEINCLMKNSDKLRLENSALMEELNNVQSDHVGNTMGVRIRPAVAENFLSMIENQSSISRMTQQDGDSSDQSSGKLHQLLNNSPRRDAVAAS comes from the exons ATGGCAAGTAATGAAGCTGCAACTCCCCCAAAGTCTAACAAAGCATCTTCTCCTGTGCAG TCACGGGAGACACCTGCAAATCCTCCATATGCTGACTGGGCAACCATGCAG GCATATTATGGTCATGGAATGATACCACCTACATATTTGTCTGGCCATGTACCTCATCCATACATGTGGGGCCCACAG CCTCTGATTCCACCTTTTGGGTCACCATACACTGCAATCTATCCGCTTGGAGGAGTTTATTCTCATGCCTCAGTACCCCTT AGTTCTCATACACATTGTCAAGGGAttgctccatctccatctcctgcAGCAAGTGAAGCAGTAGTG ATGGCAACTCCATTGAGTGTAGAAATGCCTGCCAAGTCACCAAGGAATAAAGATAGACGTCTGGTGAAAAAGCTAAAAGGGCTTGATGGCCTTGCATTGTCTGGGGGCAATGGCAGCACTGAGAACAGAGATCAGGCTGATGGGAACAG TGAGTATAATAGCACAGAAGGCTCAAGTTATGGAAGTGATGGAGATAATGCAGAAGGG GGAATTAAAGACCAAAGAAAGCGAAGATCTGAAGATGTACCATCCTCAG ACAATGCCACAAATAGCGAACAGGTTAATCCTGGTCACACTGAGGAAACAGCTACATCCTCAAAACCAGCTGCAGGTGTTACCGGAGCAGCTGCTATCACAGCAAAACCAGTAGGAAGCATTCCTTCATCTGTCCCAGCAGCAGGGATGGATATTAGAGTTTCCAATGCCAGCAAAATGAAAGCTATCGGCCTACCTGTCCCTGTGGCAACTGGTGCTGTTTTTCCCAGTCACAACGGTGTAACTCCTGAACTTCGAATGCAG GATGAAAGAGAACTAAAAAAGGAAAGGAGGAAACAATCCAACAGAGAATCTGCTAGAAGATCAAGGTTAAGGAAACAG gcTGAAACTGAGGAACTTTCTGCGAAAGTTGAGACTCTCAGTGCTGAAAATACGAGTCTCAGATCTGAAATTAATTGCCTAATGAAGAATTCGGATAAACTGAGATTGGAAAATTCTGCTCTAATG GAGGAACTGAATAATGTGCAGTCGGACCATGTTGGCAACACAATGGGTGTTAGAATCCGGCCTGCGGTTGCTGAGAACTTCTTATCAATGATAGAAAACCAAAGCTCGATCAGTAGAATGACCCAGCAAGATGGTGACAGTAGCGATCAGTCGAGTGGGAAGCTTCACCAACTCCTGAACAACAGTCCCCGAAGAGATGCCGTGGCCGCAAGCTGA